From the Bacteroidia bacterium genome, one window contains:
- the wecB gene encoding UDP-N-acetylglucosamine 2-epimerase (non-hydrolyzing), with amino-acid sequence MLTFLSVVGARPNFMKVAPLHRALEAHADRVRHLICHTGQHYDEKMSKIFFDDLELPQPHIYLGVGSGSHAEQTAKVMTAFEQVLLEHKPDLVIVVGDVNSTLACSVTAAKLHIPVAHVEAGLRSYDRDMPEEINRLVTDVLSDYLFVTEDAGLQNLHREGVADEKVFFVGHVMIDSLVHYRGKAAASTILHEFGLAQRAYTLVTLHRPSNVDSREHLELILGIFEELQHETRFIFPVHPRTRARIAEFGLRDRVEAISSLVLCDPIGYLDFLKLMDNAALILTDSGGIQEESTYLQVPCITLRENTERPVTAEIGSNEVVGLNAALAVEKSRAALNGNAKRGSIPVLWDGMAAQRIVDILLNKLNA; translated from the coding sequence ATGCTCACTTTCCTCTCTGTCGTCGGCGCGCGTCCCAATTTCATGAAGGTGGCGCCTCTGCACCGGGCCCTTGAAGCGCATGCAGACCGCGTCCGGCATCTCATCTGTCACACCGGACAGCATTACGACGAGAAAATGTCGAAAATCTTTTTCGACGATCTCGAACTGCCCCAGCCGCATATCTACCTTGGCGTCGGCTCAGGATCGCATGCCGAACAAACCGCGAAAGTCATGACGGCCTTCGAGCAGGTACTCCTCGAGCACAAGCCCGACCTCGTCATCGTCGTCGGCGACGTCAACAGCACGCTGGCCTGCTCCGTCACGGCAGCCAAGCTGCACATCCCGGTCGCACACGTCGAAGCAGGCCTCCGCAGCTACGACCGCGACATGCCGGAAGAAATCAACCGGCTGGTCACGGATGTCCTGTCGGATTATCTTTTCGTGACGGAGGACGCCGGACTGCAAAACCTGCACAGGGAAGGTGTAGCCGATGAAAAAGTGTTTTTTGTCGGGCATGTGATGATAGACTCCCTTGTTCACTACCGCGGCAAGGCCGCTGCATCGACGATACTGCATGAATTCGGGCTCGCACAACGTGCCTATACGCTCGTGACCCTGCACAGGCCCAGCAATGTGGATTCGCGTGAGCATCTCGAGCTCATCCTCGGCATTTTTGAGGAATTGCAGCATGAAACCCGCTTCATCTTTCCGGTGCATCCGCGTACGCGTGCCCGCATCGCCGAGTTCGGACTGCGAGATCGCGTGGAGGCGATCAGCAGTCTCGTCCTCTGTGACCCCATCGGGTATCTGGACTTCCTGAAGCTGATGGACAATGCCGCTCTTATTCTCACGGACTCTGGCGGTATTCAGGAGGAATCGACCTACCTGCAGGTTCCCTGCATCACGCTGCGTGAGAATACCGAGCGTCCCGTTACCGCCGAGATCGGCAGCAACGAAGTCGTGGGACTGAATGCCGCTCTGGCAGTGGAAAAATCCCGCGCCGCATTGAACGGGAACGCAAAACGTGGTAGTATACCTGTTTTGTGGGACGGCATGGCCGCCCAACGTATCGTGGACATTCTTCTCAACAAGCTGAACGCATGA
- a CDS encoding STAS/SEC14 domain-containing protein, whose protein sequence is MHYHMDIPDHGTYVRVIVTGNITREFAGRYSVASKALADQHGLKRFLFDLRGARNVESTIQNYQYAYTDMPRFELDRLSRAAIIRDVDDHSHDFIELVARNAGYNVRIFVSEDTAIAWLQE, encoded by the coding sequence ATGCATTACCATATGGATATTCCTGACCATGGTACCTACGTTCGTGTGATCGTGACTGGCAATATCACGCGTGAATTTGCGGGCCGCTACTCCGTCGCATCCAAGGCTCTGGCCGATCAGCACGGACTGAAGCGCTTCCTCTTCGACCTTCGGGGTGCGCGCAACGTAGAGTCGACGATTCAGAACTACCAGTACGCGTACACCGATATGCCGCGCTTCGAACTGGATCGCCTTTCGCGTGCGGCAATCATTCGTGACGTGGATGATCATAGTCATGACTTCATCGAATTGGTGGCACGCAACGCGGGATACAACGTACGTATCTTCGTATCAGAGGATACGGCCATCGCCTGGCTGCAAGAGTAG
- a CDS encoding DUF1801 domain-containing protein, with product MAELKTRPTEVDVHAFLESIPDAARREDCKVLYALMKNATGLEGCMWGDSIVGFGTYHYVYDSGREGDWFLTGFSPRKQNLTLYIMSGFRNYQDLLKGLGPCKTGSSCLYVKRLSDIDQSILTRMIDDSIRYLRKKYGG from the coding sequence ATGGCTGAGCTTAAAACACGACCAACGGAAGTGGATGTCCACGCATTTCTTGAGTCCATCCCTGATGCGGCGCGTCGTGAAGACTGTAAAGTGCTCTACGCTCTCATGAAAAATGCGACTGGCCTGGAAGGATGCATGTGGGGTGACAGTATCGTGGGCTTCGGTACGTATCATTACGTCTACGACAGCGGGAGAGAGGGCGACTGGTTTCTGACGGGCTTTTCCCCACGAAAACAGAATCTCACGCTCTACATCATGTCCGGATTCAGAAATTATCAGGACCTCCTGAAAGGTCTTGGTCCATGCAAGACCGGTTCTTCCTGTCTCTATGTAAAACGGCTTTCCGATATCGATCAGTCGATCCTCACCAGAATGATCGACGATTCCATCCGATACCTCAGAAAAAAATATGGCGGATGA
- the rfbB gene encoding dTDP-glucose 4,6-dehydratase yields the protein MNSPSPFSATSLLITGGAGFIGSNFVRHFLETRGEATSLTVLDALTYAGNLENLADILDSIHFVKADIRDADAVGRVMEEQRIDAVVHFAAESHVDRSILGPMVFTETNVLGTHVLLEQGRKHGIQRFVHVSTDEVYGSLGPEGRFSELSPLDPTSPYAASKAASDMLVQSYAKTFAFPAMITRCSNNYGPWQFPEKLIPLMLINAMNDKPLPVYGDGLNVRDWIHTRDHVDAIIAVLEYGQSGRVYNIGSDNEWPNIDIVKLILRTLNKPESLIRYVADRPAHDRRYAIESERIRVELGWSPKIPFEEGIAETIAWYQEHQNWWTRVMSGAYADYYQTQYGNR from the coding sequence GTGAATTCACCTTCCCCATTTTCAGCCACCTCTCTACTTATCACGGGCGGTGCCGGTTTTATCGGCAGCAATTTTGTGCGCCATTTTCTTGAAACCCGCGGCGAAGCCACGTCACTGACCGTACTCGATGCCTTGACCTACGCGGGGAATCTCGAGAACCTGGCCGATATTCTCGATTCCATCCATTTCGTGAAAGCGGATATACGTGATGCCGATGCAGTGGGCCGGGTCATGGAGGAGCAACGTATTGATGCCGTGGTGCATTTCGCCGCCGAATCGCATGTAGACAGAAGCATACTCGGCCCGATGGTATTCACTGAAACGAATGTGCTCGGTACACATGTGCTGCTCGAGCAGGGACGGAAGCATGGCATTCAGCGCTTTGTCCACGTTTCCACCGACGAAGTCTACGGCTCACTTGGTCCCGAAGGCCGATTCAGCGAACTCTCGCCTCTGGACCCAACCTCCCCCTATGCCGCGAGCAAAGCCGCCTCGGATATGCTCGTCCAGTCCTATGCGAAGACCTTCGCTTTCCCCGCCATGATCACGCGTTGCTCCAACAACTACGGACCCTGGCAATTCCCGGAAAAACTCATTCCTCTCATGCTCATTAATGCAATGAATGACAAACCGTTGCCGGTGTACGGTGACGGCTTGAATGTTCGGGACTGGATTCATACGCGTGACCACGTGGATGCCATCATTGCCGTGCTCGAATATGGGCAGTCGGGACGCGTGTACAATATCGGCAGCGATAATGAGTGGCCGAATATTGACATCGTGAAATTGATATTGCGTACGCTCAACAAACCGGAATCGCTCATCCGCTACGTTGCGGATCGTCCCGCGCATGATCGTCGTTACGCCATCGAATCCGAGCGTATCCGCGTCGAACTCGGCTGGTCACCAAAGATTCCATTCGAAGAAGGTATCGCGGAAACGATCGCATGGTATCAGGAACACCAGAATTGGTGGACGCGGGTGATGAGCGGCGCGTATGCGGACTACTACCAGACCCAGTATGGAAATCGATAA
- a CDS encoding septal ring lytic transglycosylase RlpA family protein encodes MRLTSRLLLPLLFALLLSITGYAQSGFTQTGIASYYGSDFHGKKTSSGEVYNMWALTAAHKSIPLQSLVRVTNLSNNLSVVVRINDHGPHLKGRIIDLSRGAAAKIDMIKPGTAKVKLEVIEQDNRPDFAKEKGNTEFYAVNLERKQLRGYGVQIASFENMANLIHHMDRLKEAGIPDAHVQLATVSGKLVHRLVLGGYESEADALWKLKTLREKGMDGFVFRIP; translated from the coding sequence ATGAGACTCACCTCCCGCCTGCTGCTCCCACTGCTCTTCGCGCTGCTGCTTTCCATCACGGGTTATGCCCAATCCGGTTTTACCCAAACCGGTATCGCATCGTATTACGGAAGCGATTTTCACGGAAAAAAAACTTCAAGCGGAGAAGTGTACAATATGTGGGCACTGACCGCAGCTCATAAGTCTATCCCGCTCCAATCCCTCGTCAGAGTGACGAATCTCTCCAATAACCTCAGCGTCGTTGTCCGCATCAATGACCATGGACCGCATCTCAAAGGACGTATCATCGATCTATCCCGCGGAGCCGCCGCAAAAATAGACATGATCAAGCCGGGGACCGCGAAGGTAAAGCTGGAAGTGATCGAGCAGGATAACCGGCCCGACTTCGCAAAGGAAAAGGGGAATACCGAGTTCTACGCCGTCAACCTGGAACGCAAGCAACTTCGGGGCTACGGTGTGCAAATCGCATCGTTCGAAAATATGGCGAATCTCATCCATCACATGGATCGGCTCAAGGAAGCGGGGATCCCGGATGCACATGTGCAACTCGCGACGGTATCCGGGAAGCTCGTCCATCGTCTCGTACTGGGCGGCTACGAGAGTGAGGCGGATGCACTGTGGAAGCTGAAGACCCTGCGCGAGAAAGGCATGGATGGTTTCGTGTTTCGAATCCCGTAG
- a CDS encoding multiheme c-type cytochrome: MKKQSLLLAAATTFFLCVFVNVTVAQDYVGSQSCAMCHNAVHTDWKASGHPYKLQKLSGGQPPAYPAGLSSRKQVGPQVDYTIQPGVPQPPQGYSWDQIGWVLGGYHSNARFLDTEGYVIIGPAAQYNRPTNRYVNYEQATPGKKRYDFSCYRCHTTGASKDKTPAFEAFPGIEGSWAETGVGCEGCHGPGSAHVANPTNKPPKDGLATCNNCHARDRTDTNQRVEWLPMTVNSIATGFIRHREQGDMMAASQHGKGSMTCATCHNPHKSVYYEAGGIKAAPNCQTCHPSKSIPGHTAATCTDCHMPKAARNADGLSPYVSEQSAHFWKILTDPITRFDNLDTTFVAGKKYISVDGDGLSGMTLDYTCLQCHVSQDVTWASGYAKDIHTIGVSVENVHGLPTAFGLTQNFPNPFNPSTTIGYNVPVRTHVRLEVLDSQGRLITTLVDQTMEPGRYNAVFHAESTPSGIYFYRMQSQHGPTLSKKMALVK, from the coding sequence ATGAAAAAACAATCGCTACTGTTAGCAGCTGCAACCACCTTCTTCCTGTGCGTGTTCGTGAACGTCACGGTGGCGCAGGACTATGTCGGTAGTCAAAGTTGCGCTATGTGCCACAATGCTGTGCACACCGACTGGAAGGCCTCCGGTCATCCGTATAAACTTCAGAAACTGTCCGGCGGACAGCCTCCCGCGTATCCCGCCGGACTCTCATCGCGCAAACAGGTAGGCCCGCAGGTGGACTACACCATCCAGCCCGGTGTACCGCAACCCCCTCAAGGGTACTCGTGGGACCAGATTGGCTGGGTCCTCGGCGGTTATCACTCCAATGCGCGTTTTCTGGATACCGAAGGGTACGTGATCATCGGTCCCGCCGCTCAGTATAATCGACCAACCAACCGTTATGTGAATTACGAACAGGCAACCCCCGGCAAAAAGCGCTATGATTTCTCCTGTTATCGCTGTCATACGACCGGCGCGAGCAAGGACAAAACACCCGCTTTTGAAGCATTCCCCGGCATCGAAGGCAGCTGGGCTGAAACCGGTGTCGGCTGCGAAGGCTGTCACGGGCCCGGCAGCGCGCATGTTGCAAATCCGACCAACAAGCCTCCGAAAGATGGTCTCGCGACTTGCAACAACTGTCACGCCCGCGACAGAACAGACACGAATCAGCGTGTCGAGTGGCTTCCAATGACGGTGAACAGTATCGCGACGGGCTTTATCCGTCATCGTGAACAGGGTGATATGATGGCCGCATCGCAGCATGGCAAGGGCTCGATGACCTGCGCAACCTGCCACAATCCCCACAAAAGCGTCTATTATGAAGCCGGCGGCATCAAGGCCGCGCCGAATTGCCAAACGTGCCATCCCTCGAAGTCCATACCGGGTCACACCGCCGCGACGTGCACGGATTGTCACATGCCCAAGGCGGCGAGGAATGCAGACGGCCTCAGTCCGTATGTCTCAGAGCAAAGCGCGCACTTCTGGAAAATTCTCACTGATCCGATTACGCGTTTCGACAACCTCGATACAACCTTCGTTGCCGGCAAGAAATACATCAGTGTTGATGGCGACGGGTTATCCGGGATGACACTCGACTACACATGTCTCCAGTGTCATGTCAGTCAGGACGTGACATGGGCTTCCGGGTATGCGAAAGACATCCACACTATTGGTGTCAGCGTTGAGAACGTCCACGGCTTGCCCACAGCGTTCGGTTTGACGCAAAACTTCCCCAACCCCTTCAATCCGTCCACAACCATCGGCTACAATGTGCCCGTGCGTACCCATGTGCGTCTCGAAGTACTCGACAGCCAGGGTCGTCTGATCACAACATTGGTTGATCAGACCATGGAGCCGGGACGATACAATGCCGTATTCCACGCGGAATCCACGCCGAGCGGAATCTACTTCTACCGCATGCAATCGCAGCATGGACCCACGCTGAGCAAGAAGATGGCGCTGGTGAAATAG
- a CDS encoding SLBB domain-containing protein has product MKHVLLSLCIVALLLQSAPVAAQSDIGTSPLQSLTGTERSGQSATALLSREGVPVARTIDPELYYCGAGDVLSLVLTMPLNLEALLQVTADGALVIPRLGAVQTAGKTLAQVKQDVFTAMRKKWQSAEGTLSLAQARPIIVSIMGEVKTPGLLTLTAATPVSIALLMADVSEQKPAPTSALQTQGEAGNDPGYRARLSNRYFGTTDTETRAVRRIVVQHADGSTSRADIPLYEATRDGRHDPLLREGDVIVVPARDVSAPRIAVLGAVRRPGVFDFIEGDKLSDLLRMGFGVDESRIIVGGELTRDGMAPMTLNTSELRSASFADDILLRPGDRLIVHAERRRERNGSAVADGEVARPGTYPITPGKTTLRELIDLAGGFTQDAWPGLSELYRRQVGTDGLPLDLSREKEKNFEKSGLYSEDTLNWSVSSRMREGQVAVDFYRLFIRRDGGADVPLEDGDILLVPRNTGTVYVYGQVNNGGFVPWSEDKDFDWYVEQAGGFSASATKNRASVIKANTRAWVHADDAVIEPGDMIFVPAEPLVALAKTTDILAVAAAVVGGLAGVVGLVISLSR; this is encoded by the coding sequence ATGAAACACGTACTCCTCTCGCTGTGCATTGTAGCACTGCTCCTCCAATCTGCGCCGGTTGCGGCGCAAAGCGATATCGGTACGTCACCGCTGCAGTCGCTTACCGGCACCGAGCGAAGCGGACAGTCGGCCACCGCACTGCTCTCGCGTGAAGGCGTACCCGTAGCACGGACCATCGATCCCGAGTTGTATTACTGCGGCGCCGGTGACGTGCTATCACTTGTGCTGACGATGCCGCTCAACCTCGAAGCCTTGCTTCAGGTCACGGCCGACGGAGCGCTGGTAATCCCCCGTCTCGGAGCAGTGCAGACGGCGGGAAAGACACTTGCGCAGGTCAAACAGGATGTATTCACGGCAATGCGCAAAAAGTGGCAGTCGGCCGAAGGGACGCTCTCGCTGGCACAGGCCCGACCCATCATCGTTTCCATCATGGGCGAGGTCAAGACTCCCGGTCTGCTGACTCTTACCGCCGCGACTCCTGTTTCTATCGCACTGCTCATGGCCGATGTCAGTGAACAAAAGCCCGCTCCCACATCAGCGCTGCAGACGCAAGGTGAAGCAGGCAACGATCCGGGCTATCGGGCACGCCTGAGTAACCGCTACTTTGGTACAACCGATACCGAAACGCGTGCGGTACGGCGCATCGTCGTGCAACACGCGGACGGCAGCACCTCGCGTGCGGATATCCCGCTGTACGAGGCTACGCGCGACGGACGACACGATCCACTGCTTCGCGAGGGAGATGTCATCGTGGTACCGGCGCGTGATGTGTCCGCTCCGCGTATCGCGGTGTTGGGAGCGGTACGGCGCCCCGGTGTTTTCGACTTCATCGAAGGTGATAAACTGTCGGATTTGCTTCGCATGGGCTTTGGCGTGGATGAGTCCCGCATAATCGTCGGTGGGGAATTGACACGCGATGGCATGGCTCCCATGACGCTGAATACGTCTGAACTTCGTTCCGCTTCCTTCGCAGACGACATACTCCTTCGACCAGGTGACCGCCTCATCGTCCATGCGGAGCGGCGTCGCGAGCGTAACGGCAGCGCCGTTGCGGATGGTGAGGTCGCCCGGCCCGGGACCTACCCGATCACTCCGGGAAAGACCACGCTCCGCGAATTGATAGACCTGGCAGGTGGTTTCACGCAGGATGCATGGCCCGGCCTGAGCGAGCTGTACCGCAGACAGGTAGGTACCGATGGACTGCCCCTGGACCTGTCCAGAGAGAAAGAGAAAAATTTTGAGAAAAGCGGCCTCTATAGCGAGGACACTCTGAACTGGTCCGTCAGCTCCCGAATGCGCGAAGGTCAGGTGGCGGTGGACTTCTACCGTCTTTTTATTCGGCGGGATGGCGGCGCGGATGTGCCTCTGGAGGATGGTGACATTCTTCTCGTCCCGCGAAATACCGGTACGGTCTACGTGTACGGCCAGGTGAACAACGGCGGTTTTGTACCCTGGTCGGAAGACAAGGATTTTGATTGGTATGTCGAACAGGCAGGCGGATTTTCAGCCTCCGCGACAAAAAATCGCGCTTCCGTGATCAAAGCCAATACCCGGGCCTGGGTGCACGCGGATGATGCGGTGATCGAACCCGGCGACATGA
- a CDS encoding nucleotide sugar dehydrogenase: MTLEQKITAKQITIGVIGLGYVGLPLAVEYAAKGFTTIGIDVDKKKAAMINKGKNYIDDVDSALLAQVVEAGALRAEDHYRSVPDLDVLFICVPTPFTETKDPDISYIINAAEGIAAGLRKDHIVILKSTTFPNTTQGYVQPILERGGKKAGKDYYLAFSPERIDPGNKVWGTANTPTVVGGVTKQCTRYTKMVTELIIDNVVVVSNPKIAEMEKLLENIFRSVNIALLNEMAMLCDRMEGINIWEVVEAARTKPFGFMPFYPGPGIGGHCILIDPFYLSWIARKYDFQTNFINLAAETNEGMPFYVKNMIFREISMQPISVKDAQVLMLGVAFKRDVDDTRHSPALRIMELLLEDNVRHLHYNDPRVPEVQVNGKKLKSRRLTPALLESMDCVVITTDHSDYDYEMIVAHSKTVIDTRNATKDVKGSKRNVTVLGDGKK; the protein is encoded by the coding sequence ATGACTCTCGAACAAAAAATCACTGCGAAACAGATCACGATCGGCGTGATCGGTCTCGGGTATGTCGGTCTCCCCCTTGCGGTGGAGTATGCAGCAAAAGGATTTACCACCATCGGCATTGATGTCGACAAGAAAAAGGCCGCAATGATCAACAAGGGCAAAAACTACATCGACGATGTGGACAGCGCTTTGCTCGCACAGGTGGTAGAGGCCGGCGCGTTGCGCGCCGAGGATCACTACCGAAGCGTTCCCGATCTCGACGTGCTCTTCATTTGCGTTCCGACGCCGTTTACGGAGACAAAGGATCCCGACATCTCCTATATCATCAATGCCGCGGAGGGTATCGCGGCCGGTTTGCGTAAGGACCACATCGTGATCCTGAAAAGCACGACCTTCCCCAACACCACGCAGGGATATGTGCAGCCGATCCTGGAGCGCGGCGGTAAAAAGGCCGGGAAGGATTATTATCTCGCGTTTTCTCCCGAACGCATCGATCCGGGCAACAAGGTGTGGGGCACGGCAAACACGCCCACCGTGGTCGGCGGCGTGACGAAGCAGTGCACCAGGTACACGAAGATGGTTACGGAACTCATCATCGACAACGTCGTCGTCGTTTCCAATCCGAAAATCGCCGAGATGGAAAAACTGCTGGAGAATATTTTCCGCAGCGTGAACATCGCCTTGCTGAACGAAATGGCCATGCTCTGCGATCGAATGGAAGGCATCAATATCTGGGAAGTGGTGGAAGCCGCAAGAACCAAACCGTTCGGCTTCATGCCCTTCTATCCCGGTCCCGGCATCGGCGGACATTGTATCCTGATCGATCCTTTCTATCTGTCCTGGATTGCCCGAAAGTACGATTTCCAGACCAACTTCATCAACCTCGCGGCCGAGACCAACGAGGGCATGCCCTTTTACGTCAAGAACATGATTTTCCGTGAAATCAGCATGCAGCCCATTTCCGTGAAAGACGCTCAGGTGCTCATGCTCGGCGTGGCATTCAAACGGGATGTGGACGATACCCGTCATTCACCGGCGTTACGCATCATGGAATTGCTGCTGGAGGACAATGTCCGACATTTGCATTACAACGATCCCCGCGTTCCCGAAGTGCAGGTGAATGGCAAGAAACTCAAATCCCGGCGTCTGACGCCCGCACTCCTCGAATCCATGGACTGCGTCGTGATCACGACCGATCACTCGGATTACGACTACGAGATGATTGTTGCGCACAGCAAAACCGTGATTGACACTCGCAATGCGACGAAGGATGTCAAAGGATCCAAGCGCAACGTCACTGTGTTGGGAGACGGAAAGAAATAA